In Rhineura floridana isolate rRhiFlo1 chromosome 1, rRhiFlo1.hap2, whole genome shotgun sequence, the following proteins share a genomic window:
- the LOC133369355 gene encoding uncharacterized protein LOC133369355 — protein MLPRKVQQKKGVRVLKQASKRPSTQHHQSSDEEEDMGTIRALVARVDALERERLQPCDAGAGPSTASTGKKSARLAEKCTKSRILASLVSMIGVLEAAASAEEPAVLPSPVASSVVPLASSFPVFSRPAVDGLLQGQAQSPQSSVLPGSSESSALVASPLVASPAAYAGILNLPVPVRIVLCGHSILFWAHRRASSLFSGTQLQLSASAIVSWEARRGMLWYALLPLVCRTMASAAQPHILLIHLGENDLVQRPGMDLLLKVRRDLTWLRRSYPNLILVWSDMLVRRVWRGAIHPNKIDRSCKWVNRKVRDLILSLGGACISHDRIKFYSPQLFRDDGVHLSERGCDLFLEDLRLGLRSLFSLLG, from the exons ATGCTGCCTAGGAAGGTGCAGCAGAAGAAAGGCGTTCGCGTACTGAAGCAGGCTTCCAAGCGCCCCTCAACTCAGCATCACCAGTcgtctgatgaagaggaggatatggGCACCATTCGTGCTTTGGTGGCGCGAGTAGATGCGCTGGAAAGGGAGCGTTTGCAGCCTTGTGATGCAGGGGCGGGGCCCAGTACTGCCTCCACAGGTAAGAAGTCTGCCCGCCTCGCGGAGAAGTGCACTAAGTCAAGAATtcttgcttctttggtttctATGATTGGCGTTCTTGAAGCTGCCGCATCGGCGGAGGAGCCTGCAGTTCTCCCATCCCCAGTGGCTTCGTCTGTGGTTCCGCTTGCGTCCTCCTTCCCCGTGTTTTCACGTCCTGCTGTAGATGGGTTGTTGCAGGGACAGGCTCAGTCTCCACAGTCCAGTGTCTTGCCCGGGTCGTCCGAGTCCTCTGCTTTGGTTGCTTCGCCGCTTGTTGCTTCTCCGGCTGCTTACGCAG gcaTTTTGAATCTTCCAGTCCCGGTGCGGATCGTTCTGTGTGGacattccatcttgttttgggcACATCGGAGGGCCTCTTCATTGTTTTCtgggacgcagctgcagctttctgcatcagcgatagttagctgggaggcgcggaggggcatgttatggtaTGCGTTGTTGCCATTGGTGTGCCGCACCATGGCATCAGCGGCACAGCCGcatattttgttaattcatttgggggagaatgaccttgtgcAGCGCCCTGGTATGGACTTGCTGCTTAAGGTCaggcgtgatctcacgtggcttaggcGTTCTTATCCTAATCTAATTttggtgtggtctgatatgcTCGTGAGACGAGTATGGAGGGGTGCAATTCACCCAAACAAAATTGATAGATCGTGCAAATGGGTGAACAGGAAGGTCAGGGATTTGATTTTATCCCTTGGGGGGGCGTGCATATCCCATGATAGGATAAAGTTTTATTCCCCTCAATTGTTTAGGGACGATGGCGTCCACTTGTCTGAGAGgggatgtgatttgtttttagaggatttgaggttgggtttaaggagtctgttttctttattgggttga